CACGACCCTGTCGCAAATATAGTTCGTCGAGGCCGACAGCATCACGGTCATGCCGCCCCGCTTGTGATGCTCTCCGATCTCCTCCACTGCCTCACGCCGGATGCGCTGCTTGATATAGTCCCGGAAAAGATCATCGTTGTGGCGCAGCGTCTCCTCAAGAGAGGCGCCGGTGAATCGCCGGGCCAGGATTTCCATGGCGCCATTGGCATCAATCAGGCGAAGCTTGTAGAGGAGCATGGCGTAGATGAAGCGCACCCTATCCCGGGCGTGGATCAGCTTCCGGTCTTTCATGTACCGCACAAAAAGCAGACCGCTCGAGGTGTCCAGGATCGTGCCGTCCAGGTCGAAGAAGGCGATGTAGGTTCCTTTTTTGTCATGCATGAATCAATATCCCTTACAAGAAAATATCCTGCAAGGGTTAATAATTTCAGAATTTTATTCAACCATAATTTATAATATAAATTCCGGTCCTTTCCTGATAATTACAATAAAAGACCTTGATTTCTCTGAGTACCCATTCTATACTTATACTGACAATGCCAATTGTGCGTATATACTCTTAACAGGAGATGATGGACAGTTTATGAAAAGAAAAACAACAGCCTTCCTAACCATTTTTCTGTCACTTTTTATCGCTGCAAACAGCGCTTTCGCCCAGGGAGCAAAAACAACGATCCCGGACCAGGAAGCAAAGGAACGCCTCGCCTATATTCAGACAGCCCTCCACAACGGGCAGACCTCATCCAATATCTGGTACTGGACATGGATCGGTGTATACAGCACCGTGGCAATCACCCAGTATTCCCTTTTCTTCGCCACTGATGCCATTGATCCCGACAATAAAGATCACTGGAAACAGGACCAGATGGCCGGCGCCATAACATCGACCCTCGGCGTTATCGGACTGGCAATCGACCCCATGGTCCCGGCCTATGCCCTGGGACGCTTCAAAGATATGCCCGAGGGTACTCCCGAAGAACGCCTGCTGAAGCTGAAAGAAGCGGAAATCTGGCTGAAAAAAAGCTCACAGCGCGAACTCGACGGCCGGTCATGGCTTTCCCACACGCTTAATTTCGCCGTTAACCTGGCGGCGGGACTCACAATCTGGCTCGCCTTTGACCGGTCTGTTGTGGACGGCCTTATTACCTTCCTCCCGGGAATGGCCGTAGGGGAGCTGCAGATATGGACACAGCCCACGGGCGCCATTAACGACTATGATAAATACAAGAAAAGATTTATGACGGGATACGTACCGAAGCGCGATGACGATGTGAACTGGTTCTTCGCCGCTTATCCCGGCGGTATGATAGCAGGACTGCGTTTCTGACAGCGCAGTCCCGAATCCGTAGAGTTGGAATTTAAACCCTGAAATATTCCACGGCCTTCCAGAGTACCGTGGCATTGCCCTGCAATGAATCGGCGGTTGAAGACAGTTCCTCCGCCGATGCCGCATTGCTCTGCGTTACGCCATTAAGCTGGTTCATGCCCTCGCTGATCTGTTCTACGCCCAGGTCCTGTTCATGCGAGGCCAGGGATATATCATGGATCAGGTCAGCAGTCTTCTGAATCTTCGGTCTGATATCACCTATAAGTTGACCGGCTTTATCGGAAATTTTCTGACTTTCAACCAGCAAAGCAGTGATTTCCTGCGATGCATTCTGGCTTCTTTCCGCCAGAGTACGTACTTCTCCGGCCACCACGGCAAAGCCCTTCCCGTGTTCCCCGGCCCTGGCAGCCTCGATGGCGGCATTCAAAGCCAGCATGTTTGTCTGATATGCAATATCCTCAATAAATTTTATTTTTCCATTTATCTGCTTCATGGATTCCACCGTTCTCATGACGGAAACGCCCACCTCTTCGGATTGTTTGGCCGTTTCCTGGGCAAGGTTGTTTGTATCATTCGATTTATTGGAGTTTCCCGTAATACTGGCCGCCATTTCCTCAAGGCTCGAGGATATTTCCTCCAGGCTTGAAGCCTGCTCATTGGCCGAGGATGCCAATTCCGATGCTGCGTCATTTATCGAGGAACTGCTCATGCTTACCGCCTCCGAGGCCTCTTTGACATTCCTTATCACATCACGAAGTTTCCTGATGAGGCTGTTGGCATCGTAACAAATGGTCCCGATCTCACTCGAGGAAATCATGGGAACTCCCTCTATCAGAAAATTTCCCTGCTCCATTTCCTTCAAAGCCAGTGACAGGACTGTAGTGCTTACCTTAATATTTTTTGTCATAAGATAAAGCAGCGAGAGTATAATGAGCAGCGAGAAAAGAAGAATAAAGGAAACATGGAGAGCCATATTTTCCAGAACAATAATTTTTGAATTCACAAGATAAAGCAAATACCCGAAGATAACAATCGGAACAAGAGCAACGGAAAGACTGAGGAGAAGAATACGCACATTCAGAGGAAGGCTCTGATACTGACCGGGAACAAGTACCGCATCGCGAATGCTCTCTTCGGAAAGAAGACCGCCCAAATTGTTTTCACAATTGAAATAAGAAATAGTAACATTAATAAATCCCATTAGGGGAACAATCAGCAGAAGGGGTACCAGATTTTGCAGGGAAAAACCCGCCTGAAAGTATACCAGAGTGGGTATGACAAGTATTGAGAGGGTCCAGTTTAAGATTAAAATCTTCGCGAAGGATAATGGAAAATTAAGTATTTCGCTTTTAACAAGGCCTCTGTCATAATTCTCATCATAAAAATGGGCGACCATTCGCGACAGGAGACGACGCGACCTGACGGTCTCACAGATAATGGCAAAAATAATAAAACCACTTACATCGACAAGAAAATAGAAAAGCTGGGTTGATGTAAATCCTCCCGTAAAATAGACAAAATAAACAGCCAGTGGGACTGCCAGTAAATATGAATATAAATCAGTTGTCATTACCGTTGATTTATATAGTTTCCCTGTTGTTATCATTCTATCTGCCTCCTTTCTGTTTAGAAATTTATGCAAGCCCTGCTACACTATTTGATATGCACGTATAAAGCACCTTTTAAACACATAAGAGAATTTTACTTGTTTATCTACAAAATATCAATAACAATAATATCATCATCTTTTTAATAGGCCAGCACGGGCCCAAGCCATTTTTCCACGACGGCAGCATCCATGCCTTTACGAAGGGCATAATCCTCGAGCTGCCGGCCCGTTATCTTCCCCACACTGAAATACTTCGCTTCAGGATGGGCCATATAGTAGCCGCATACCGAGGCAGCGGGAACCATCATCATGCTTTCCGTGAGAGACAGTCCCGCTTCATTACCGGCATCGAGAAGCCGGAATATGATTTCCTTGTCGGTATGGTCCGGGCAGGGCGGATATCCCGGAGCGGGGCGGATGCCCCGGTATTTCACCCGAAGTATTTCATCCATGGAGATATTTTCATCCTGTGCATAGCCCCACCACTCCCGGCGCACAACCAGGTGCATATACTCGGCGAATGCCTCGGCCAGTCGGTCAGCCAGTATTTTCGCCATGATGGCGCCAAAATCGTCCTTTTCACGGTTGAACCGCTCCACCATATCATCGAGGCCATGACCGGCCGTAACGACGAACAGACCCAGGTAATCCCTTATCCCCGATTCAACGGGTGCCAGGTAATCTGCCAGGGAGAGATAATAAGGCGTGTTCTGTTTTCGTTTCTGCTGGCGAAGCATGGGGAAGGAGTCCAGGACGCTGCGCCGTGATTCGTCGGCATAAACGTCGATGGTGTCTCCCCTGCTTGCGGCCGGGAAAAAACCCGCGACACCCCGGGCCTTCAAAAGTCCTCCACGGACTATTTCATCAAGCATGGCCCGGGCGTCCCGGATCAGCTTCGTCGCCTCCTCTCCCTTCACCGGATCATGCATCACATCGGGCCAGGCCCCGTCCATTTCCCAGGCTATGAGAAAATAACGCCAGTCGATATATTCTATAAGTGTTTCCAGGGGGACTTCGTCCATGACCCGTACGCCCGTAAAGGAAGGCACGGGCGGATCATAGTTTTTCCAGTCAAGCCGCAGCCGCTTTTCCCGCACCTCGTCCAGGTCGAGGTAAAGCACCGCGTCCCCGGCAGCGCCTTTTCGTTCCCGTTCTCTCCCGTGCTTTAAGTCGTTTTCTTTTATAAAGGATATTTTTTTATCCTCGTTCAGAAGCGCGGCAGTCACAGTCACGGCCAGGCTGGCGTCCCTGACATGGACCACGGGACCGCGGTAGCGCGGCGCTATCTTCACGGCCGTATGAAGGGCCGATGTTGTGGCGCCGCCGATGAGCAGGGGAACGGTGAAGCCTTCCTCTTCCATTCGCGACGCCACCTGGGCCATTTCATCAAGCGATGGCGTGATGAGCCCGCTCAGTCCGATCATATCCACGTTGTGCTCCCGGGCGGCCCGGGTAATATCAGCCGCGGGAACCATGGTGCCCAGATCAATGATCTCATAATTATTGCACTGCAGAACCACGCCCACGATATTTTTACCGATGTCATGGACATCACCTTTTACCGTGGCCATGAGAATTCGTCCCCGTGCCGACACATCTCCCTGCTGCTCCTTCTCCCTTTCTATATGTGGCATAAGTCCCGTCACGGCCATTTTCATGACCCTGGCGCTTTTTACCACCTGGGGCAGAAACATTTTACCGGAGCCGAAAAGATCCCCCACGATATCCATGCCGTCCATGAGCGGGCCTTCGATAACATCCAGGGCTCGGTCCTTTCCAAGCCGGCACTCCTCCGTATCGCTTTCGATATGCCGGGTTATGCCCTTCACCAGGGCATGGACAAGCCGCTGTTCCACGGGCCAGGTCCGCCATTCCTCGCGGACAGCCGTGCTTTCCTGTGCGGCGCTCATGGTTCCGGCGGCCTCGGTCAGTTTCTCCGTGGCATCATCACCGCGGTCA
The window above is part of the Spirochaetae bacterium HGW-Spirochaetae-1 genome. Proteins encoded here:
- a CDS encoding HAD-IB family hydrolase, whose protein sequence is MHDKKGTYIAFFDLDGTILDTSSGLLFVRYMKDRKLIHARDRVRFIYAMLLYKLRLIDANGAMEILARRFTGASLEETLRHNDDLFRDYIKQRIRREAVEEIGEHHKRGGMTVMLSASTNYICDRVVKYLGMSDMLCTELEVQGGELTGRLSRPYCHGREKLKRAREFCSQKGHDLSSSYYYGDSYADSHVMEVVAHPRCVRPDRKLRTLAARRGWTIHDWS